From the genome of Malus domestica chromosome 04, GDT2T_hap1, one region includes:
- the LOC103443496 gene encoding uncharacterized protein, with the protein MDLLARTICFYILTIASFISSNAKADGTASVFFIDSSTHQFLRNPSSNDVVKPDSMLLSEVSAAVSVLLGFAPPSTFSAAGSAKLNEILVPNPFNRPRAVVALEVGGIGDHALVVKDNVMFSNAYSSKIDLRSSKADIELPDEGEVSVFSLDEQSTDYTDKDIGDFAAWMSGSYIVDTLEPLNGELSIPLANGDNLKLHMSKESDRIFTTSLLYLICNFKRATEIHQDLSHNIHSPAELLTGRFDGIKVLQEQYGTDGAAQHGVELLLATLSKIFDSLENAYKGQIVGAILFNGVAPVESGKMLNVMYTCRSSARLLAEKEGLNNTKIVQVLLVRRTLAWITGIILIISTLLGVCFLLNMPVTRDTLLYSNVKLD; encoded by the exons ATGGATTTACTAGCACGCACAATCTGCTTCTACATACTCACAATTGCTTCGTTTATCTCCTCTAATGCTAAG GCTGACGGAACTGCCTCCGTCTTCTTCATCGATAGCTCCACTCATCAATTTCTTCGTAACCCTTCCTCAAACGATGTTGTCAAG CCCGACTCAATGTTGCTCTCAGAAGTCAGTGCAGCCGTGTCAGTCTTGCTTGGATTTGCACCACCTTCCACTTTCTCAGCTGCTGGTTCAGCTAAG TTGAATGAGATTCTTGTGCCTAATCCATTCAATAGGCCTCGTGCTGTTGTTGCGCTTGAAGTCGGAGGAATTGGTG ATCATGCTCTTGTAGTCAAAGACAATGTCATGTTCAGCAATGCCTATAGTTCCAAGATTGACCTTCGCTCAAGCAAAGCTGACATCGAGCTTCCAG ATGAGGGTGAAGTTTCTGTGTTTTCTTTGGATGAACAATCCACAGATTATACTGACAAAGACATTGGAGATTTT gCAGCTTGGATGAGTGGTTCATATATTGTTGATACATTAGAACCACTAAATGGAGAGTTGAGCATCCCTTTGGCCAATGGCGACAACTTGAAGCTTCATATGTCAAAG GAATCAGATAGGATATTCACAACTAGCCTTCTGTATCTGATCTGCAACTTTAAAAGGGCAACAGAGATCCATCAAGATTTGTCACACAACATCCATAGCCCAGCTGAGTTATTAACAGGCCGTTTTGATGGAATCAAG GTTTTGCAAGAGCAGTATGGAACTGATGGAGCTGCTCAACATGGAGTGGAGCTACTGCTTGCTACACTGTCCAAGATATTTGATTCACTTGAAAATGCATACAAAG GTCAAATTGTTGGAGCTATCCTCTTCAATGGAGTTGCACCTGTGGAGTCGGGAAAGATGTTGAATGTGATGTATACTTGTCGATCATCTGCTCGTTTGTTGGCTGAAAAAGAAGGCCTGAATAACACAAAAATTGTGCAAGTGTTATTGGTTAGGCGTACACTTGCTTGGATCACAGGAATTATTCTTATCATTTCAACTCTTTTGGGG GTATGCTTCCTTCTGAATATGCCAGTCACGAGGGATACGTTACTCTACTCTAACGTCAAGCTGGACTGA
- the LOC108170641 gene encoding glycine-rich cell wall structural protein-like isoform X4, translated as MRVHRVSGCVVVLAFLLFAFLVSDLVVADGHASPSSKSVKDDKHLFPRPRPHFFKRGGLGHGRFGGGGLGGGIGGGGGLGGGGGLGGGGGLGGGAGGGLGGGGAGGGLGGGGGLGGGAGGGGGLGGGIGHGGGLGGGIGHGGGLGGGIGHKGGLGGGAGGGLGGGGGGGLGGGIGHGGGLGGGIGHGGGLGGGAGGGLGGGGGAGGGGGLGGGIGHGGGLGGGGGLGGGGGAGAGGGFGAGGGAGGGGGLGGGGGLGGGGGAGGGAGGGFGGGAGAGGGLGGGGGGGGGFGGGGGVGGGSGGGFGAGGGFGKGGGVGGGLGGGGGGGFGGGGGFGGGAGGGSGFGAGGGH; from the exons ATGAGGGTTCATCGTGTTTCAGGTTGTGTTGTGGTGCTTGCTTTCTTATTATTTGCTTTCCTTGTGAGTGATTTGGTTGTGGCTGATGGCCATGCTAGCCCTAGCAGTAAGAGTGTTAAGGATGATAAGCACCTTTTTCCGCGTCCCCGCCCGCATTTCTTTAAGAGAGGAGGTCTTGGGCATGGAAGGTTTGGTGGCGGTGGACTTGGTGGAGGCATTGGCGGTGGGGGAGGTttaggtggaggtggaggtctTGGAGGTGGTGGTGGGCTTGGCGGAGGTGCAGGAGGTGGCttaggag GTGGGGGTGCAGGAGGTGGCTTAGGAGGTGGTGGGGGATTAGGTGGGGGGGCAGGAGGTGGCGGTGGTCTAGGTGGAGGCATTGGACATGGTGGTGGTCTAGGAGGAGGTATTGGACATGGAGGTGGTCTAGGTGGAGGTATAGGACATAAAGGTGGGCTTGGTGGTGGTGCTGGGGGTGGCTTaggcggaggaggaggtggtggtctaggaggaggcattggacaTGGGGGTGGTCTAGGTGGAGGTATAGGACACGGAGGTGGGCTTGGTGGTGGTGCTGGCGGTGGCTTAGGCGGTGGAGGGGGTGCAGGAGGAGGTGGTGGTCTAGGTGGAGGCATTGGACATGGAGGTGGTCTAGGTGGTGGAGGTGGacttggtggtggtggaggagcgGGAGCCGGTGGTGGATTTGGTGCCGGAGGTGGAGCTGGCGGAGGTGGTGGTCTTGGAGGAGGTGGTGGTCTTGGCGGCGGTGGTGGAGCGGGTGGTGGTGCAGGTGGAGGTTTTGGCGGTGGTGCTGGTGCTGGCGGAGGTCTTGgaggcggtggtggtggtggaggtgggtttgggggtggtggtggtgttggtgGTGGTTCTGGAGGAGGGTTTGGAGCTGGTGGAGGGTTTGGGAAAGGCGGAGGAGTTGGAGGTGGACTAGGcggtggtggaggtggtggttttggtggaggaggtggttttggtggtggtgccgGGGGTGGATCTGGATTTGGAGCTGGCGGTGGCCACTAA
- the LOC108170641 gene encoding glycine-rich cell wall structural protein-like isoform X3, with protein sequence MRVHRVSGCVVVLAFLLFAFLVSDLVVADGHASPSSKSVKDDKHLFPRPRPHFFKRGGLGHGRFGGGGLGGGIGGGGGLGGGGGLGGGGGLGGGAGGGLGGGGAGGGLGGGGGLGGGAGGGLGGGGGLGGGAGGGGGLGGGIGHGGGLGGGIGHGGGLGGGIGHKGGLGGGAGGGLGGGGGGGLGGGIGHGGGLGGGIGHGGGLGGGAGGGLGGGGGAGGGGGLGGGIGHGGGLGGGGGLGGGGGAGAGGGFGAGGGAGGGGGLGGGGGLGGGGGAGGGAGGGFGGGAGAGGGLGGGGGGGGGFGGGGGVGGGSGGGFGAGGGFGKGGGVGGGLGGGGGGGFGGGGGFGGGAGGGSGFGAGGGH encoded by the exons ATGAGGGTTCATCGTGTTTCAGGTTGTGTTGTGGTGCTTGCTTTCTTATTATTTGCTTTCCTTGTGAGTGATTTGGTTGTGGCTGATGGCCATGCTAGCCCTAGCAGTAAGAGTGTTAAGGATGATAAGCACCTTTTTCCGCGTCCCCGCCCGCATTTCTTTAAGAGAGGAGGTCTTGGGCATGGAAGGTTTGGTGGCGGTGGACTTGGTGGAGGCATTGGCGGTGGGGGAGGTttaggtggaggtggaggtctTGGAGGTGGTGGTGGGCTTGGCGGAGGTGCAGGAGGTGGCttaggag GTGGTGGTGCAGGAGGTGGCttaggaggtggtggtggtctAGGTGGGGGTGCAGGAGGTGGCTTAGGAGGTGGTGGGGGATTAGGTGGGGGGGCAGGAGGTGGCGGTGGTCTAGGTGGAGGCATTGGACATGGTGGTGGTCTAGGAGGAGGTATTGGACATGGAGGTGGTCTAGGTGGAGGTATAGGACATAAAGGTGGGCTTGGTGGTGGTGCTGGGGGTGGCTTaggcggaggaggaggtggtggtctaggaggaggcattggacaTGGGGGTGGTCTAGGTGGAGGTATAGGACACGGAGGTGGGCTTGGTGGTGGTGCTGGCGGTGGCTTAGGCGGTGGAGGGGGTGCAGGAGGAGGTGGTGGTCTAGGTGGAGGCATTGGACATGGAGGTGGTCTAGGTGGTGGAGGTGGacttggtggtggtggaggagcgGGAGCCGGTGGTGGATTTGGTGCCGGAGGTGGAGCTGGCGGAGGTGGTGGTCTTGGAGGAGGTGGTGGTCTTGGCGGCGGTGGTGGAGCGGGTGGTGGTGCAGGTGGAGGTTTTGGCGGTGGTGCTGGTGCTGGCGGAGGTCTTGgaggcggtggtggtggtggaggtgggtttgggggtggtggtggtgttggtgGTGGTTCTGGAGGAGGGTTTGGAGCTGGTGGAGGGTTTGGGAAAGGCGGAGGAGTTGGAGGTGGACTAGGcggtggtggaggtggtggttttggtggaggaggtggttttggtggtggtgccgGGGGTGGATCTGGATTTGGAGCTGGCGGTGGCCACTAA
- the LOC108170641 gene encoding glycine-rich cell wall structural protein-like isoform X1 yields MRVHRVSGCVVVLAFLLFAFLVSDLVVADGHASPSSKSVKDDKHLFPRPRPHFFKRGGLGHGRFGGGGLGGGIGGGGGLGGGGGLGGGGGLGGGAGGGLGGGGGLGGGAGGGLGGGGGLGGGAGGGLGGGGGLGGGAGGGLGGGGGLGGGAGGGGGLGGGIGHGGGLGGGIGHGGGLGGGIGHKGGLGGGAGGGLGGGGGGGLGGGIGHGGGLGGGIGHGGGLGGGAGGGLGGGGGAGGGGGLGGGIGHGGGLGGGGGLGGGGGAGAGGGFGAGGGAGGGGGLGGGGGLGGGGGAGGGAGGGFGGGAGAGGGLGGGGGGGGGFGGGGGVGGGSGGGFGAGGGFGKGGGVGGGLGGGGGGGFGGGGGFGGGAGGGSGFGAGGGH; encoded by the coding sequence ATGAGGGTTCATCGTGTTTCAGGTTGTGTTGTGGTGCTTGCTTTCTTATTATTTGCTTTCCTTGTGAGTGATTTGGTTGTGGCTGATGGCCATGCTAGCCCTAGCAGTAAGAGTGTTAAGGATGATAAGCACCTTTTTCCGCGTCCCCGCCCGCATTTCTTTAAGAGAGGAGGTCTTGGGCATGGAAGGTTTGGTGGCGGTGGACTTGGTGGAGGCATTGGCGGTGGGGGAGGTttaggtggaggtggaggtctTGGAGGTGGTGGTGGGCTTGGCGGAGGTGCAGGAGGTGGCttaggaggtggtggtggtctAGGTGGTGGTGCAGGAGGTGGCttaggaggtggtggtggtctAGGTGGTGGTGCAGGAGGTGGCttaggaggtggtggtggtctAGGTGGGGGTGCAGGAGGTGGCTTAGGAGGTGGTGGGGGATTAGGTGGGGGGGCAGGAGGTGGCGGTGGTCTAGGTGGAGGCATTGGACATGGTGGTGGTCTAGGAGGAGGTATTGGACATGGAGGTGGTCTAGGTGGAGGTATAGGACATAAAGGTGGGCTTGGTGGTGGTGCTGGGGGTGGCTTaggcggaggaggaggtggtggtctaggaggaggcattggacaTGGGGGTGGTCTAGGTGGAGGTATAGGACACGGAGGTGGGCTTGGTGGTGGTGCTGGCGGTGGCTTAGGCGGTGGAGGGGGTGCAGGAGGAGGTGGTGGTCTAGGTGGAGGCATTGGACATGGAGGTGGTCTAGGTGGTGGAGGTGGacttggtggtggtggaggagcgGGAGCCGGTGGTGGATTTGGTGCCGGAGGTGGAGCTGGCGGAGGTGGTGGTCTTGGAGGAGGTGGTGGTCTTGGCGGCGGTGGTGGAGCGGGTGGTGGTGCAGGTGGAGGTTTTGGCGGTGGTGCTGGTGCTGGCGGAGGTCTTGgaggcggtggtggtggtggaggtgggtttgggggtggtggtggtgttggtgGTGGTTCTGGAGGAGGGTTTGGAGCTGGTGGAGGGTTTGGGAAAGGCGGAGGAGTTGGAGGTGGACTAGGcggtggtggaggtggtggttttggtggaggaggtggttttggtggtggtgccgGGGGTGGATCTGGATTTGGAGCTGGCGGTGGCCACTAA
- the LOC108170641 gene encoding glycine-rich cell wall structural protein-like isoform X2, with the protein MRVHRVSGCVVVLAFLLFAFLVSDLVVADGHASPSSKSVKDDKHLFPRPRPHFFKRGGLGHGRFGGGGLGGGIGGGGGLGGGGGLGGGGGLGGGAGGGLGGGGGLGGGAGGGLGGGGGLGGGAGGGLGGGGGLGGGAGGGGGLGGGIGHGGGLGGGIGHGGGLGGGIGHKGGLGGGAGGGLGGGGGGGLGGGIGHGGGLGGGIGHGGGLGGGAGGGLGGGGGAGGGGGLGGGIGHGGGLGGGGGLGGGGGAGAGGGFGAGGGAGGGGGLGGGGGLGGGGGAGGGAGGGFGGGAGAGGGLGGGGGGGGGFGGGGGVGGGSGGGFGAGGGFGKGGGVGGGLGGGGGGGFGGGGGFGGGAGGGSGFGAGGGH; encoded by the exons ATGAGGGTTCATCGTGTTTCAGGTTGTGTTGTGGTGCTTGCTTTCTTATTATTTGCTTTCCTTGTGAGTGATTTGGTTGTGGCTGATGGCCATGCTAGCCCTAGCAGTAAGAGTGTTAAGGATGATAAGCACCTTTTTCCGCGTCCCCGCCCGCATTTCTTTAAGAGAGGAGGTCTTGGGCATGGAAGGTTTGGTGGCGGTGGACTTGGTGGAGGCATTGGCGGTGGGGGAGGTttaggtggaggtggaggtctTGGAGGTGGTGGTGGGCTTGGCGGAGGTGCAGGAGGTGGCttaggaggtggtggtggtctAGGTGGTGGTGCAGGAGGTGGCttaggaggtggtggtggtctAG GTGGGGGTGCAGGAGGTGGCTTAGGAGGTGGTGGGGGATTAGGTGGGGGGGCAGGAGGTGGCGGTGGTCTAGGTGGAGGCATTGGACATGGTGGTGGTCTAGGAGGAGGTATTGGACATGGAGGTGGTCTAGGTGGAGGTATAGGACATAAAGGTGGGCTTGGTGGTGGTGCTGGGGGTGGCTTaggcggaggaggaggtggtggtctaggaggaggcattggacaTGGGGGTGGTCTAGGTGGAGGTATAGGACACGGAGGTGGGCTTGGTGGTGGTGCTGGCGGTGGCTTAGGCGGTGGAGGGGGTGCAGGAGGAGGTGGTGGTCTAGGTGGAGGCATTGGACATGGAGGTGGTCTAGGTGGTGGAGGTGGacttggtggtggtggaggagcgGGAGCCGGTGGTGGATTTGGTGCCGGAGGTGGAGCTGGCGGAGGTGGTGGTCTTGGAGGAGGTGGTGGTCTTGGCGGCGGTGGTGGAGCGGGTGGTGGTGCAGGTGGAGGTTTTGGCGGTGGTGCTGGTGCTGGCGGAGGTCTTGgaggcggtggtggtggtggaggtgggtttgggggtggtggtggtgttggtgGTGGTTCTGGAGGAGGGTTTGGAGCTGGTGGAGGGTTTGGGAAAGGCGGAGGAGTTGGAGGTGGACTAGGcggtggtggaggtggtggttttggtggaggaggtggttttggtggtggtgccgGGGGTGGATCTGGATTTGGAGCTGGCGGTGGCCACTAA
- the LOC103443495 gene encoding transcriptional corepressor LEUNIG_HOMOLOG-like isoform X2 gives MAQSSWEADKMLDVYIYDYLVKKELHATAKSFMTEGKVAPDPVAIDAPGGFLFEWWSVFWDIFIARTNDKHSEAAAAYIEVQQSKAKEQQQLQMQQLHLMRQAQMQRRDPNHPPLGGPLNSISSEGMLGQSTTSALAAKMYEDRLKHPNPIESETSQPLLDARVALLRSTNHPGQMVQGNPGSVNAALQQIQARSQQATDIKREVNMGTAQRSLPMDSSIYGQGMVQSKPGLGNAGLNPGVGGLPLKGWPLTGIDQMRPGLGGQVQKPFLQGATQFQVLSPQQQQLLAQAQGQGNGGSSSIYGDMRGFSRGNLNTKDTQQMTNNGSIGSPMQSNSSKMQHSSSQQQDPLQSQQVQQNNRKRKGPSSSGQPANSTGTGNTIGPSPNSQPSTPSTHTPGDGVAMTTNLPNSSSVPKSMMMYGADGTGGLASSTNQLEDIEQFGDVGSLEDNVESFLSHDDGDGRDLFGTLKRNPAHSAEASKGFSFSEVGSIRKSNTKVVCCHFSSDGKLLASAGHDKKVVVWNMETLQTEFTPEEHGLIITDVRFRPNSSQLATSSFDTTVRLWDAAEPNYCLQTYAGHTSHVTSLDFHPKKNDLFCSCDANNEIRYWNINQYASTRVSKGGSAQVRFQPRIGQLLAAASGNVVSIFDAETDRQTHSLPGHSTEVHSLCWDTNGEYLASASQESVRVWSLSSGECIHELSSSGNMFHSIVFHPSYSTLLVIGGYQSFELWNMSENKCMTIQAHECVISALAQSPVTGMVASASFDKSVKIWK, from the exons ATGGCGCAGAGTAGTTGGGAAGCAGATAAGAT GCTTgatgtatacatatatgattaTTTAGTGAAGAAAGAATTACATGCCACTGCTAAGTCTTTCATGACCGAAGGGAAGGTTGCACCCGATCCAGTAG CCATTGATGCTCCCGGGGGCTTTCTTTTTGAATGGTGGTCTGTCTTTTGGGACATTTTTATTGCGAGGACAAACGATAAACATTCTGAGGCTGCTGCAGCGTATATAGAG GTACAACAAAGTAAAGCAAAAGAGCAGCAACAGCTGCAAATGCAGCAGTTGCATCTAATGCGTCAAGCTCAGATGCAACGGAGAGATCCTAATCATCCTCCCCTTGGTGGTCCACTAAATTCAATTAGTTCTGAAGGGATGCTTGGGCAATCTACTACTAGTGCACTGGCGGCAAAAATGTACGAGGACCGCTTGAAACACCCCAATCCAATTGAGTCAGAGACATCCCAACCACTCCTTGATGCCAGAGTTGCCCTTCTAAGATCAACGAACCATCCTGG TCAGATGGTTCAAGGAAACCCTGGAAGTGTTAATGCAGCATTACAACAAATCCAGGCTCGAAGTCAACAGGCCACA GACATAAAGAGGGAGGTTAACATGGGCACTGCTCAGAGATCTTTGCCTATGGATTCTTCAATTTATGGGCAGGGAATGGTTCAGTCAAAACCTGGATTAGGAAATGCAG GATTGAACCCAGGAGTTGGTGGTCTTCCATTGAAGGGGTGGCCTTTAACT GGAATTGATCAAATGAGGCCTGGTTTAGGTGGACAAGTTCAAAAGCCTTTCCTGCAAGGTGCAACTCAGTTTCAGGTTCTCTCACCGCAACAACAACAGCTTTTGGCACAGGCTCAGGGACAAGGAAATGGTGGTAGCTCATCAATTTATGGAGATATGAGGGGATTTTCTAGGGGAAATTTAAATACAAAAGATACCCAACAAATGACAAATAATGGCTCCATAGGTTCTCCTATGCAGTCAAATTCATCAAAG ATGCAACACTCCTCATCTCAACAACAGGATCCTTTGCAGTCTCAGCAAGTACAGCAG AATAACCGCAAAAGGAAAGGACCTTCATCCTCAGGACAGCCTGCTAACAGTACTGGTACAGGAAATACAATTGGTCCTTCGCCCAATTCTCAACCATCAACTCCATCCACCCATACCCCTGGAGACGGAGTTGCTATGACTACTAATTTGCCAAATTCGAGCAGTGTTCCAAAAAGTATGATGATGTACGGTGCAGATGGAACAGGTGGCCTTGCATCATCCACAAACCAGCTG GAAGACATTGAACAATTTGGGGATGTTGGCTCTTTAGAAGATAATGTGGAATCATTCTTGTCACATGATGATGGAGATGGTAGGGATTTATTTGGCACATTGAAACGGAACCCTGCACATTCTGCAGAAGCTTCAAAGG GTTTTTCCTTCAGTGAAGTTGGTTCAATACGTAAAAGTAATACCAAAGTTGTCTGTTGCCACTTCTCTTCAGATGGAAAATTGCTAGCCAGTGCTGGCCATGAcaaaaag GTTGTTGTTTGGAATATGGAAACTCTACAAACTGAATTCACACCAGAGGAGCATGGCCTGATAATTACAGATGTTCGATTTAGACCAAATTCATCTCAGTTGGCAACTTCTTCATTTGACACAACTGTGCGACTTTGGGATGCTGCTGAA CCAAACTATTGTTTACAGACATATGCTGGGCATACCTCACATGTAACATCACTTGATTTCCACCCTAAGAAGAATGACCTTTTCTGCTCTTGTGATGCCAACAATGAGATTCGCTATTGGAATATCAATCAGTATGCTAGCACTCGCGTTTCTAAG GGAGGTTCAGCACAGGTGAGATTCCAACCGAGAATTGGACAGTTGCTGGCTGCAGCATCCGGGAATGTTGTATCTATATTTGATGCTGAGACCGACAGGCAGACACATTCATTGCCG GGCCACTCCACGGAGGTACACTCTCTTTGCTGGGATACAAATGGAGAGTATTTAGCATCTGCCAGTCAAGAGTCTGTCAGAGTGTGGTCATTATCCTCTGGAGAGTGCATTCATGAGCTCAGTTCTAGTGGAAACATGTTCCATTCTATTGTATTCCATCCAAGCTACTCGACTCTCTTGGTTATTGGAGGATACCAG TCATTTGAGCTCTGGAACATGTCTGAGAACAAGTGTATGACAATTCAGGCACATGAGTGTGTAATATCAGCTTTGGCACAGTCACCGGTTACAGGAATGGTCGCCTCCGCCAGTTTCGACAAGTCCGTTAAAATCTGGAAGTAA
- the LOC103443495 gene encoding transcriptional corepressor LEUNIG_HOMOLOG-like isoform X1 has translation MAQSSWEADKMYILLDVYIYDYLVKKELHATAKSFMTEGKVAPDPVAIDAPGGFLFEWWSVFWDIFIARTNDKHSEAAAAYIEVQQSKAKEQQQLQMQQLHLMRQAQMQRRDPNHPPLGGPLNSISSEGMLGQSTTSALAAKMYEDRLKHPNPIESETSQPLLDARVALLRSTNHPGQMVQGNPGSVNAALQQIQARSQQATDIKREVNMGTAQRSLPMDSSIYGQGMVQSKPGLGNAGLNPGVGGLPLKGWPLTGIDQMRPGLGGQVQKPFLQGATQFQVLSPQQQQLLAQAQGQGNGGSSSIYGDMRGFSRGNLNTKDTQQMTNNGSIGSPMQSNSSKMQHSSSQQQDPLQSQQVQQNNRKRKGPSSSGQPANSTGTGNTIGPSPNSQPSTPSTHTPGDGVAMTTNLPNSSSVPKSMMMYGADGTGGLASSTNQLEDIEQFGDVGSLEDNVESFLSHDDGDGRDLFGTLKRNPAHSAEASKGFSFSEVGSIRKSNTKVVCCHFSSDGKLLASAGHDKKVVVWNMETLQTEFTPEEHGLIITDVRFRPNSSQLATSSFDTTVRLWDAAEPNYCLQTYAGHTSHVTSLDFHPKKNDLFCSCDANNEIRYWNINQYASTRVSKGGSAQVRFQPRIGQLLAAASGNVVSIFDAETDRQTHSLPGHSTEVHSLCWDTNGEYLASASQESVRVWSLSSGECIHELSSSGNMFHSIVFHPSYSTLLVIGGYQSFELWNMSENKCMTIQAHECVISALAQSPVTGMVASASFDKSVKIWK, from the exons ATGGCGCAGAGTAGTTGGGAAGCAGATAAGATGTACATACT GCTTgatgtatacatatatgattaTTTAGTGAAGAAAGAATTACATGCCACTGCTAAGTCTTTCATGACCGAAGGGAAGGTTGCACCCGATCCAGTAG CCATTGATGCTCCCGGGGGCTTTCTTTTTGAATGGTGGTCTGTCTTTTGGGACATTTTTATTGCGAGGACAAACGATAAACATTCTGAGGCTGCTGCAGCGTATATAGAG GTACAACAAAGTAAAGCAAAAGAGCAGCAACAGCTGCAAATGCAGCAGTTGCATCTAATGCGTCAAGCTCAGATGCAACGGAGAGATCCTAATCATCCTCCCCTTGGTGGTCCACTAAATTCAATTAGTTCTGAAGGGATGCTTGGGCAATCTACTACTAGTGCACTGGCGGCAAAAATGTACGAGGACCGCTTGAAACACCCCAATCCAATTGAGTCAGAGACATCCCAACCACTCCTTGATGCCAGAGTTGCCCTTCTAAGATCAACGAACCATCCTGG TCAGATGGTTCAAGGAAACCCTGGAAGTGTTAATGCAGCATTACAACAAATCCAGGCTCGAAGTCAACAGGCCACA GACATAAAGAGGGAGGTTAACATGGGCACTGCTCAGAGATCTTTGCCTATGGATTCTTCAATTTATGGGCAGGGAATGGTTCAGTCAAAACCTGGATTAGGAAATGCAG GATTGAACCCAGGAGTTGGTGGTCTTCCATTGAAGGGGTGGCCTTTAACT GGAATTGATCAAATGAGGCCTGGTTTAGGTGGACAAGTTCAAAAGCCTTTCCTGCAAGGTGCAACTCAGTTTCAGGTTCTCTCACCGCAACAACAACAGCTTTTGGCACAGGCTCAGGGACAAGGAAATGGTGGTAGCTCATCAATTTATGGAGATATGAGGGGATTTTCTAGGGGAAATTTAAATACAAAAGATACCCAACAAATGACAAATAATGGCTCCATAGGTTCTCCTATGCAGTCAAATTCATCAAAG ATGCAACACTCCTCATCTCAACAACAGGATCCTTTGCAGTCTCAGCAAGTACAGCAG AATAACCGCAAAAGGAAAGGACCTTCATCCTCAGGACAGCCTGCTAACAGTACTGGTACAGGAAATACAATTGGTCCTTCGCCCAATTCTCAACCATCAACTCCATCCACCCATACCCCTGGAGACGGAGTTGCTATGACTACTAATTTGCCAAATTCGAGCAGTGTTCCAAAAAGTATGATGATGTACGGTGCAGATGGAACAGGTGGCCTTGCATCATCCACAAACCAGCTG GAAGACATTGAACAATTTGGGGATGTTGGCTCTTTAGAAGATAATGTGGAATCATTCTTGTCACATGATGATGGAGATGGTAGGGATTTATTTGGCACATTGAAACGGAACCCTGCACATTCTGCAGAAGCTTCAAAGG GTTTTTCCTTCAGTGAAGTTGGTTCAATACGTAAAAGTAATACCAAAGTTGTCTGTTGCCACTTCTCTTCAGATGGAAAATTGCTAGCCAGTGCTGGCCATGAcaaaaag GTTGTTGTTTGGAATATGGAAACTCTACAAACTGAATTCACACCAGAGGAGCATGGCCTGATAATTACAGATGTTCGATTTAGACCAAATTCATCTCAGTTGGCAACTTCTTCATTTGACACAACTGTGCGACTTTGGGATGCTGCTGAA CCAAACTATTGTTTACAGACATATGCTGGGCATACCTCACATGTAACATCACTTGATTTCCACCCTAAGAAGAATGACCTTTTCTGCTCTTGTGATGCCAACAATGAGATTCGCTATTGGAATATCAATCAGTATGCTAGCACTCGCGTTTCTAAG GGAGGTTCAGCACAGGTGAGATTCCAACCGAGAATTGGACAGTTGCTGGCTGCAGCATCCGGGAATGTTGTATCTATATTTGATGCTGAGACCGACAGGCAGACACATTCATTGCCG GGCCACTCCACGGAGGTACACTCTCTTTGCTGGGATACAAATGGAGAGTATTTAGCATCTGCCAGTCAAGAGTCTGTCAGAGTGTGGTCATTATCCTCTGGAGAGTGCATTCATGAGCTCAGTTCTAGTGGAAACATGTTCCATTCTATTGTATTCCATCCAAGCTACTCGACTCTCTTGGTTATTGGAGGATACCAG TCATTTGAGCTCTGGAACATGTCTGAGAACAAGTGTATGACAATTCAGGCACATGAGTGTGTAATATCAGCTTTGGCACAGTCACCGGTTACAGGAATGGTCGCCTCCGCCAGTTTCGACAAGTCCGTTAAAATCTGGAAGTAA